ACTACGCTCCTGGCTACGTGGCTCCGGCGTACGTCGCTCCCGCAGCCGTGCCGGTCTATCCCGCACCAACTGTGGTGTTTCCTGCTTATCCTTAAACGCTTGGTAGGAACTGTTAGAACCTCGACCACTGAGGGGCGGCTGTTAGCGTACAAACGTCGAGCTTTACTCAAGAAAACGAAATGGGCCTTGCGAGAGTGATCTCCCAAGGCCCATTTTTATTGGCATTTCAAGCGAAACGAGCGTGAGCCCTATTCGGCTGGCTTCTCTTCAGCGGGCTTGTCCTCGGCTGGTTTTTCCTCCGACGGTTGCTCTTCAGCTGGCTTCTCTTCGGTTGCTGGGCCAGGAGCTGCTGGGCCCGGGGCCTCAACACCTTTGCTCCCCTTTTCCGCGTTTGCTTTGTCTTCTTCCGATTCCATCACGCCAGGCTGGGGCAGGCTTTGGGGAACTTCGTCGGTTCCGGGCTTGATGTCGATCAGCGTTTCGGAGCTGGGGAGAAACTCTTCCGGTGGCATCGTGTTCTTGTGGTGAGTGCTGTAGCGGCGAGGTGACTTCTCGTCGCCACCAACGTAGAGCACCGTGATGTAGTGCCGCTTCCAAACGGGCCACAATCCACCGAATGCGTAAGCTTCGATGGTGTAGTCGTCGAATTCCTGAACGCTCGAAGGTGCACGACCGATGGCCTGCTGAATGTCGGAAGCTCGGACCAGATCGGCCCCAGCCTCGGCGTTGTTCTTGCTTTGCACCGCTTGCTTATTGCGTTCTTCCACCAGCTTTTCGATCTTGGCGTTGGCATCTTCAAGGGCTGGGGCAGCGACTTTGTAGTCGAAAATCAACAGACCGATCGCCACAACAAGCAAACCAAGAAGGATGAACAGTCGCAAATTGCTCGACTTGGGTGGGGCCGTCGCAGGGGCAGCGGAATCAGCAGGAGCAGCGGGATTGGCCATCGAACGGACTTTCGTGGGAGGAGTAAAGGAGATTTTCGATTCGCTTTTGCCGTAGTTCCAGGTGCCTGGCGAGTCAGAACGATCGCTGGGTGTGTGGAAGAGAATCGTACGTACCAGCGATGGAGCGCTAAATAGCTTGGTGGACAAGCGAGCTTAGCTTCGCTGGGAAAAGCGTTATCGCCAGAAGCATAAACAACGTGGCGGCTGTTTTCCACCACGTGCGGTGCGATTTGAGTCTCCGCACGAATCTTGGCAGTAGGAGCGAGTGTGCCGATCGTCAAAGCTTGTGCCAAGGTCGATCAGTGCCAAGCGATCTCCCGAGTCACGCTACTCAATACCGCACGAGCTGATCTCGGATAAGTAGCCGCCAATGCGTGTGCTCTCCGTATTGATTTATGTAAGAATTTTTTGATGAAAAGCAGCTGACAGGGACCATCAACCCCACTAAATTAGTGGCTCAAGAACCCCTCTATAAGCGGATCGCTGGCGAGCGTCGCCAGGCGCTAGAGCAACGAGCTTTCGGTGACCTCCCATGCCCACCGCTTTGTGTGTGCCTCTGACGAGCATTCTCGAAACGGCCCTCTACGTCGACGACCTGGAGGCTGCCCAGCGGTTTTACGGCGATCTCCTGGGGCTCACCCTGTTTGCCTTCACTCCCGGGCACAATTTGTACTTTCAAGTCGGCCACCAAATGCTGCTGATCTTCGACGCGCGCGATACCACGGCCGAGAGCCCTGCGTATCCCCATCATGGAAGTCTCGGGCCGGGGCACGTTTGCTTTCGTGTATCCATTGCG
This window of the Pirellula staleyi DSM 6068 genome carries:
- a CDS encoding VOC family protein; this encodes MPTALCVPLTSILETALYVDDLEAAQRFYGDLLGLTLFAFTPGHNLYFQVGHQMLLIFDARDTTAESPAYPHHGSLGPGHVCFRVSIADQHAWEGRIRDSSVAIEKIIDWPHGGRSIYFRDPSGNLIELANAEMWGFRSPPAHP